The following nucleotide sequence is from Zonotrichia leucophrys gambelii isolate GWCS_2022_RI chromosome 17, RI_Zleu_2.0, whole genome shotgun sequence.
caatGTTATTCCAACAATAAGACAGAAAACTAGGGGTGAAAAATCAAACTTCTCCCCACAACATGTTCACCTGCATTGCTGGAGTCAACCAGGCAAGAAATGCACTTAAGCTCTTAAACACAAGAAAATACTGAGTATCTGCAAGGAGAAATATTTGGTAAGTGGTCCCAGTCAAGGTGCAATGGTCTTAACTGGTTTGTTCTCAAGACTGAAGGTGTTTCCTTACCAAAAGAACTGGGTGAGCACTCTCACACtggcagggctcctgctgcagtAGAAGCTTCTGTCTGTGCAGTTTTGGGCTGTGATAATGGTCCTGGTTTTGAGGAGGAGGATAAATTAACATTGAGAGCTGATCTAATGAAGGTTGTTTTTACAGAGACCGTGAATGAACAATCAGGAATATTGATCAGCTATTGACTCCACAAGCCAGTCACCAACTTCAAGTGTAGAGTGATGGAAAAGGCAGTTCAGGAGTTGGCTGGAGCCTAgggagaaaagaagaggaaaaagcaaaacttcAGAGGCTATTCCAGTTCTGCAGGTACAAAATCAACACCAGCTGAGGCACAAACTCTACAGGCAAGACCCCCACCAGTTATCCAACTGTAGCACTGGAAAGGCTTCAGTTTCCTCAGCCACTGGTGAGGATCACAACCTTACCAGTTCTCCTTGCTCCAGGTGGTGCCCTTGGCTTCCATCACGTGGAAGGTGAACGCGTGGCGAGAGGACTCCGAGCTGTTGAGTTCACTCTTATGGACAACCTCGCCATGGATGAGGATGAGCCCACCTGTGGGGAACAATCACCTGGACTGCTGAACTCTGGCTTTCCAGTGGGAGGGAATATGattaaaatatgattttagCTCCCCTGTGTTTTGTTGAGCTGTGAATTTGGGGCTGTTTGTACCTTTCCTTATGGGCAGAGGTAGGAACTGTTTGTCATCATAGGCTGGCTCTGAGCCTACAAACTCCACACACGTTGAGGCACCTGAAGCTGCACGGACCATCCTCCTGCTAATCCCATCTGCAAATCCACAGAAAAggcaaacacacaaaaatgaaaCACCTGGCTACATTCTGCAACAGCAAAGGAACAATAGCAGTGATTTCTCTTGGCAATGATAGGAACTTTATTATTGCTGTATTCACACTTTCCTTAGTAATTTGGGTGGGGTCTTTTTCATTAATTAGAGATTCAGGATTTTCCTTTTTAggatttaggaatttttttgtggcagaaacagagaaaacagctgccttttgtttccctttttggCCCCTTCTGTGCATTGCAACAGACCCTTAGGAACACAAATAGTCACACACTTAAGCAAAACCAACCTTTGGCCCATTTGTGCTTTCTATAGGATCATAAACCATGGTTTGAGGACAACTGACTCCAGGATTTGAGGAATGAGTAGCTTAAAATCTGAAGAGCATTATGATTACACTCACTGAGTGAATGCTTAGGGTGAGCAGAAGTTCAAAGCTGCCCTGTGTGCTCGGGAGGTGGGGAAAAGCAGAACTGTGCTGGTGACCAGCAGTGGTCAGACACATGCTCTTACTTTTGTGAGAGCCAGGGATGAACCACAAGCAGCCATTCTCCTGAGTGGCATCTTCCAGGGCAATCCAGAACCCCAGGAccctgcccaggggctctgtgtgcaggAAGGTGGCGTCCTGGTGTGGTGTCACTGCAAGAAGAGACTCTCATTGGGGTCTGTAATGGGATTCAGTTCCTCTAGAAGGACTTCAGGGTTGCATCTCCTGACTCAGagccctcccctgcccacccATCTATCACTCACATTAAATCTTACATTAAAATCCCACCTTTTAGCCTGCTGCAAATGTAAAAACAGCTCTTTGTTCAAGCTGCATATGATGTAgaaacttttcagaaaaaatatggaTTTCAAAGGTTATTTTAAGAAGGTTTGGACTGCCAAACCCACAGGTTTAAGTCTGATTCTgagccttttccctggtaaTATTCCTTTCCTAAAGGAGCATTATCTGCAGTGTGATATAGAGATAACACAAATCTCACCTTCACCACCAATGCCAGGttgctgcaaagaaaaataaaaagtgatgtGTGAAGAATTTCACAGCTTCCCACTTAACAGGGTTTTATTTCTTGAGTGACAAGACAACTTGAATTACTGTACCTTGAAGATATACATGCTCTGCACAACTACTGGTCTCTCAAGGCCTAGTTTTCTGCCCAGTTCCTGCAAGAAAATTTTCCAAGATTTATGTTCTCTGCACACTATTTAGCATTATTCTTTGGAGatatttaaatttcctttcaCTGACAAAATTACTCCCCCTGGGAgtgtagaaaacaaaaaattaactactctgcaattttttttttcctcaaggcATTCTAGGAAGCAATAACAGCTCACCTGCACCTTGGGGGAGTGGGTGATTTGCTTGAAGACAGGATCATAAGCATGTAGAGctaaggggaaagaaaaagctcaGACAAGATttcagaaggagaagggaacaGCTCTCAGTGATGAGCTGCAGACACCACAGCCAAGCAGGATAAATTGCAGCCAGaaatttttattccttccaagatggacaaatgtgatTTATCACACCTAAGGTGATAGGACACTTACAGGTTGTACAAACATCATTAAAGACCATAAATATAATCACTCCCTGGCCACAAACTGCACACACATAAAAGCCAGTGTACAA
It contains:
- the PHYHD1 gene encoding phytanoyl-CoA dioxygenase domain-containing protein 1 translates to MLDKDHVERRGVSAAEPRWHRVLVWELLPMASVSQQQIQQFHKDGFLVLEQFFSAEECDSMRRQIQRIVEEMEVPPHCRTAFSTREEEQLREQGSSDYFLTSGDKIRFFFEKGVLDEKGNFLIPKERSVSKIGHALHAYDPVFKQITHSPKVQELGRKLGLERPVVVQSMYIFKQPGIGGEVTPHQDATFLHTEPLGRVLGFWIALEDATQENGCLWFIPGSHKNGISRRMVRAASGASTCVEFVGSEPAYDDKQFLPLPIRKGGLILIHGEVVHKSELNSSESSRHAFTFHVMEAKGTTWSKENWLQPTPELPFPSLYT